From the Lathyrus oleraceus cultivar Zhongwan6 chromosome 4, CAAS_Psat_ZW6_1.0, whole genome shotgun sequence genome, one window contains:
- the LOC127135213 gene encoding ATP synthase subunit beta, chloroplastic produces the protein MTITPPPSDTEVSVLENKNLGRITQIIGPVLDVVFPPGKMPYIYNALIVQGRDTVGKQINVTCEVQQLLGNNRIRAVAMSATDGLKRGMEVIDTGAALSVPVGGATLGRIFNVLGEPIDNLGPDTRTTSHIHRSAPAFIQLDTQLSIFETGIKVVDLLAPYRRGGKIGLFGGAGVGKTVLIMELINNIAKAHGGVSVFGGVGERTREGNDLYMEMKESRVINEKNIAESKVALVYGQMNEPPGARMRVGLTALTMAEYFRDVNEQDVLLFIDNIFRFVQAGSEVSALLGRMPSAVGYQPTLGTEMGTLQERITSTKEGSITSIQAVYVPADDLTDPAPATTFAHLDATTVLSRGLAAKGIYPAVDPLDSTSTMLQPRIVGEEHYETAQRVKQTLQRYKELQDMIAILGLDEVSEEDRLTVARARKIKCFFSQPFFIAEVFTGSPGKYVGLAETIRGFQLILSRELDSLPEQAFYLVEQIQEMTFNLCVLTPNRIVWDSEVKEIILSTNSGQIGVLQNHAPIATALDIGILRIRLKDRWLTMAMMGGFARIGNNEITILVTDAESASDINPQEAQQTLQIAEANLNKAEGKRETIEANLSLRRAKTRVEAIVETIKRIS, from the exons ATGACAATAACTCCTCCCCCTTCTGATACTGAGGTTTCTGTACTTGAAAACAAAAATCTGGGGCGTATCACGCAAATAATCGGTCCGGTACTCGATGTAGTTTTTCCACCAGGGAAGATGCCTTATATTTACAACGCTCTGATAGTTCAAGGTCGAGATACGGTTGGCAAACAAATTAACGTAACTTGTGAAGTACAGCAATTATTAGGAAATAATCGAATTAGAGCTGTAGCTATGAGTGCTACAGATGGTCTAAAGAGAGGAATGGAAGTGATTGACACGGGAGCTGCTCTAAGTGTTCCAGTCGGCGGAGCAACCCTAGGTCGAATTTTCAACGTGCTTGGAGAGCCTATTGATAATTTGGGTCCTGATACTCGCACAACATCTCATATTCATAGATCTGCGCCTGCTTTTATACAGTTAGATACACAATTATCCATTTTTGAAACAGGAATTAAAGTAGTCGATCTTTTAGCTCCTTATCGCCGTGGCGGAAAAATAGGACTTTTCGGTGGAGCTGGGGTAGGTAAAACAGTACTCATTATGGAATTGATCAATAACATTGCCAAAGCTCATGGAGGTGTATCCGTATTTGGCGGAGTAGGTGAGCGTACTCGTGAGGGAAATGATCTTTATATGGAAATGAAAGAATCCAGAGTAATTAATGAAAAAAATATTGCGGAATCAAAAGTAGCTCTAGTCTACGGTCAAATGAATGAACCCCCCGGAGCTCGTATGAGAGTTGGTTTAACTGCCCTAACTATGGCAGAATATTTCCGAGATGTCAATGAGCAGGACGTCCTTTTATTTATCGACAATATCTTCCGTTTTGTCCAAGCCGGATCCGAAGTATCTGCCTTATTGGGCCGAATGCCTTCCGCTGTGGGTTATCAACCTACCCTGGGTACTGAAATGGGTACTTTACAAGAAAGAATTACTTCTACCAAAGAAGGGTCTATAACTTCTATTCAAGCAGTTTATGTACCTGCAGACGATTTGACCGATCCTGCTCCTGCCACGACATTTGCACATTTGGATGCAACTACTGTACTATCAAGAGGATTAGCTGCCAAAGGTATCTATCCAGCAGTAGATCCTTTAGATTCAACGTCAACCATGCTCCAACCTCGTATCGTCGGTGAAGAACATTATGAAACTGCGCAAAGAGTTAAACAAACGTTACAACGTTACAAAGAACTTCAGGACATGATAGCTATTCTTGGGTTGGACGAAGTATCCGAAGAGGATCGCTTAACCGTAGCAAGAGCACGAAAAATTAAATGTTTCTTCTCACAACCTTTTTTCATAGCAGAAGTATTTACCGGTTCTCCAGGGAAATATGTTGGTCTAGCAGAAACAATTAGAGGATTTCAATTGATTCTTTCTAGAGAATTAGATAGTCTTCCTGAACAAGCCTTTTATTTGGTGG AACAAATTCAAGAAATGACTTTTAATCTTTGTGTACTGACCCCCAATCGAATTGTTTGGGATTCCGAAGTGAAAGAAATTATTTTATCTACTAATAGTGGACAAATTGGGGTATTACAAAATCATGCGCCTATTGCCACAGCTTTAGATATAGGTATTTTGAGAATACGCCTTAAGGACCGATGGTTAACGATGGCTATGATGGGCGGTTTTGCTAGAATAGGCAATAATGAGATCACTATTTTAGTAACTGATGCAGAAAGCGCTAGTGACATTAATCCACAAGAAGCACAACAAACTCTTCAAATAGCAGAAGCGAACTTAAATAAGGCTGAAGGCAAGAGAGAAACAATTGAAGCAAATCTATCTCTCCGGCGAGCTAAGACACGAGTAGAGGCTATCGTAGAGACTATCAAGAGGATCTCCTAA